A portion of the Avibacterium sp. 20-132 genome contains these proteins:
- the aceE gene encoding pyruvate dehydrogenase (acetyl-transferring), homodimeric type, whose translation MSEMLRNDVDPIETNDWLLAIDSVIREEGVERAQFIIEQLMQHARANSVSLPTGVTTDYINTIPVEEEPNYPGNLDLERRIRSAIRWNAIMMVLRASKKDLELGGHMSSFQSSATIYEVCFNHFFKARTEKNGGDLVFFQGHISPGIYARAFVEGRLTEEQLDNFRQEVHGKGLSSYPHPKLMPEFWQFPTVSMGLGPLNAIYQARFLKYLHNRGLKDTADQTVYAFLGDGEMDEVESRGGLAFAAREKLDNLVFVINCNLQRLDGPVTGNGKIIQELEAQFNGCGWEVIKVVWGRRWDRLLQRDTSGKLLQLMMEVVDGDYQTFKAKDGAYVRKHFFGRYPETEALVAEMTDDEIWALNRGGHDPLKVFAAFNKAKQVKDKPVVLLVKTIKGYGMGDAAEGKNIAHQVKKMDMSGVKHVRDRFNIAVSDEEIEKLPYIKFEEGSEEYKYLHERRQALNGYLPTRAPRFTYELEVPALEEFAQLFEAQSRPISTTMAFVRSLNVLLKNKSVGKHIVPIIADEARTFGMEGLFRQIGIYNPHGQNYTPQDREQVSYYREAIDGQVLQEGINEQGATASWIAAATSYSTNNVPMIPFFVYYSMFGFQRVGDLMWLAGDQRARGFMIGGTSGRTTLNGEGLQHEDGHSHIQSSVIPNCISYDPAFAFEVPVIIQDGVRRMYGPEQEDVYYYITTLNETYEQPAMPKGAEEGIRKGIYKFETVTGQGKGKVQLLGSGAILRHVREAAKLLADDFGVTSDVYSVTSFTEVARDGANVERWNLLHPEAEAKTPYIAQVMNDAPAVAATDYIKLYAEQVRAYVPAQSYRVLGTDGFGRSDSRENLREHFEVNAHYVVIAALTELAKQGTVDKKVVADAIAKYGIDADKINPLYA comes from the coding sequence ATGTCAGAAATGTTAAGAAATGACGTAGATCCGATCGAAACCAATGATTGGTTATTGGCGATCGACTCAGTAATTCGTGAAGAAGGTGTTGAAAGAGCACAGTTTATTATTGAGCAATTAATGCAGCACGCACGTGCAAATTCAGTCTCTTTACCAACGGGTGTTACCACTGATTATATTAATACTATTCCTGTTGAGGAAGAGCCAAACTACCCGGGTAATTTAGATCTTGAACGCCGTATCCGTAGTGCAATTCGTTGGAATGCAATTATGATGGTATTAAGAGCCTCTAAAAAAGATCTAGAGCTTGGCGGTCATATGTCATCTTTCCAATCTTCTGCGACAATCTATGAAGTTTGTTTCAACCATTTCTTTAAAGCGCGTACCGAAAAAAATGGTGGCGACTTAGTTTTCTTCCAAGGCCATATTTCTCCGGGGATTTATGCGCGTGCTTTTGTTGAAGGACGTTTAACTGAAGAACAACTAGATAATTTCCGTCAAGAAGTACACGGAAAAGGGCTTTCTTCTTACCCGCACCCTAAATTAATGCCTGAATTCTGGCAATTCCCAACTGTATCAATGGGGCTTGGTCCATTGAATGCCATTTATCAAGCACGTTTCTTAAAATATTTACATAATCGTGGCTTGAAAGATACCGCAGATCAAACCGTTTACGCATTCTTAGGTGATGGCGAAATGGACGAAGTAGAATCTCGTGGTGGGCTTGCTTTTGCCGCTCGTGAAAAATTAGATAACCTTGTTTTTGTTATCAACTGTAACTTACAACGTTTAGACGGGCCTGTAACAGGTAATGGCAAAATCATTCAAGAATTAGAAGCGCAATTTAACGGTTGTGGCTGGGAAGTAATTAAAGTTGTTTGGGGTCGCCGTTGGGATCGTTTATTACAACGTGATACTTCAGGTAAATTATTGCAATTAATGATGGAAGTGGTTGATGGCGATTATCAAACCTTCAAAGCAAAAGATGGTGCTTATGTTCGTAAACACTTCTTTGGACGTTACCCTGAAACTGAAGCATTAGTGGCTGAAATGACCGATGATGAAATCTGGGCATTGAACCGTGGTGGTCACGATCCATTAAAAGTTTTTGCTGCATTCAATAAAGCAAAACAAGTTAAAGATAAACCTGTTGTGTTATTAGTGAAAACCATTAAAGGTTATGGTATGGGTGATGCAGCGGAAGGTAAAAACATTGCTCACCAAGTTAAGAAAATGGATATGTCGGGCGTTAAACACGTTCGCGATCGTTTCAATATTGCGGTATCCGATGAAGAGATTGAAAAATTACCATATATCAAGTTTGAAGAAGGTTCAGAAGAATACAAATATCTTCACGAGCGCCGTCAAGCATTAAATGGTTATTTACCAACGCGTGCGCCACGCTTTACCTATGAGCTTGAAGTGCCAGCGTTAGAGGAGTTTGCCCAATTATTTGAAGCCCAATCTCGTCCAATTTCAACCACAATGGCGTTTGTTCGTTCATTAAACGTATTGTTGAAAAATAAATCTGTGGGTAAACACATTGTGCCAATTATTGCAGACGAAGCGCGTACTTTCGGTATGGAAGGGTTATTCCGTCAAATTGGTATTTATAACCCACACGGACAAAACTATACGCCACAAGATCGCGAACAAGTTTCTTACTATCGTGAAGCCATTGATGGTCAAGTGTTACAAGAAGGGATTAATGAACAAGGTGCAACCGCATCTTGGATTGCGGCAGCAACTTCTTATAGCACAAACAACGTGCCAATGATTCCATTCTTTGTGTATTACTCAATGTTTGGTTTCCAACGTGTTGGTGATTTAATGTGGTTAGCTGGCGACCAACGTGCGCGTGGCTTTATGATTGGTGGTACATCAGGTCGTACAACGCTAAACGGTGAAGGCTTACAGCACGAAGATGGTCATAGCCATATTCAATCTTCAGTTATTCCAAACTGTATTTCTTATGATCCTGCTTTTGCGTTTGAAGTGCCTGTGATTATTCAAGACGGTGTTCGCCGTATGTATGGTCCAGAGCAAGAAGATGTGTACTACTACATCACAACCTTAAATGAAACCTATGAGCAACCAGCAATGCCAAAAGGGGCAGAAGAGGGGATTCGTAAAGGTATTTATAAATTTGAAACGGTAACTGGACAAGGTAAAGGCAAAGTTCAATTATTAGGTTCAGGTGCGATTTTACGCCACGTTCGTGAAGCAGCGAAATTGCTTGCAGATGACTTTGGTGTTACTTCTGATGTGTATAGCGTAACTTCATTTACGGAAGTTGCACGTGATGGCGCAAATGTAGAGCGTTGGAACTTATTACACCCTGAAGCAGAAGCCAAAACACCATACATTGCACAAGTAATGAATGATGCACCGGCTGTGGCAGCGACAGATTACATCAAGCTTTATGCAGAACAAGTACGTGCTTATGTGCCAGCACAAAGTTATCGTGTATTAGGTACAGACGGTTTTGGTCGTTCAGACAGCCGTGAAAACTTACGTGAACATTTTGAAGTGAATGCACATTATGTTGTGATCGCCGCATTAACTGAGCTTGCAAAACAAGGTACAGTTGATAAGAAAGTTGTGGCAGATGCTATTGCAAAATATGGCATTGATGCAGATAAAATTAATCCACTTTACGCATAA
- the aceF gene encoding pyruvate dehydrogenase complex dihydrolipoyllysine-residue acetyltransferase, whose amino-acid sequence MAKEIQIPDIGGDEVTVTEVMVKAGDTVEVDQSVINVEGDKASMEVPSPEAGVIKEVLVKVGDKVSTGTPMFILEGAAAAQAPAVEEKAAPAAPQSAGGSVIEIYVPDIGGDEVNVTEILVSVGDSVSEEQSILNVEGDKASMEVPAPVAGVVKEILIKVGDKVSTGSLVMKFETTAAAPATQPAVEETTAPAAVSGGVQDVHVPDIGGDEVNVTEIMVAVGDSISEEQSLITVEGDKASMEVPAPFAGVVKEILVKSGDKVSTGSLIMRFEVAGSALAAAPVTQPATQAPVQTQAASPAPAAQSAQSANQAEVTASASFAHATPVVRRLAREFGVNLDKVKGTGRKGRILKEDVQAYVKAAVKAVESGSVSATSTGAANGAGLGLLPWPKVDFSKFGEVEQVELGRIQKISGANLHRNWVMIPHVTQWDKADITDLEQFRKEQNVLAEKQKLDVKITPLVFIMKAVAKALEAYPRFNSSLSEDAQSLILKKYVNIGVAVDTPNGLVVPVFKDVNKKGIIELSRELAEISKKARAGKLTASDMQGGCFTISSLGGIGGTQFTPIVNAPEVAILGVSKSEMTPVWNGKEFTPRLMLPLSLSYDHRVIDGADGARFITFINGVLSDLRRLVM is encoded by the coding sequence ATGGCTAAAGAAATTCAAATTCCAGATATTGGTGGCGATGAAGTAACCGTTACCGAAGTAATGGTAAAAGCGGGTGATACGGTTGAAGTTGATCAATCAGTAATTAATGTTGAAGGTGATAAAGCCTCTATGGAAGTGCCTTCACCTGAAGCGGGTGTCATTAAAGAAGTATTAGTAAAAGTTGGTGATAAAGTTTCAACAGGTACACCGATGTTTATTTTAGAAGGTGCAGCTGCTGCACAAGCACCTGCCGTGGAAGAAAAGGCTGCGCCAGCTGCTCCACAAAGTGCGGGTGGTTCTGTGATTGAAATTTACGTTCCGGATATTGGTGGCGATGAAGTAAACGTGACTGAAATTTTAGTGAGCGTAGGCGATTCTGTTTCAGAAGAACAATCTATTTTAAACGTAGAAGGTGATAAAGCCTCTATGGAAGTGCCTGCGCCTGTAGCTGGTGTAGTAAAAGAGATTCTTATTAAAGTAGGCGATAAAGTTTCAACGGGGTCATTAGTGATGAAATTTGAAACTACTGCCGCAGCGCCAGCAACTCAACCAGCGGTTGAGGAGACAACTGCACCTGCAGCAGTCTCTGGTGGCGTGCAAGACGTTCACGTTCCAGATATTGGTGGTGATGAAGTAAACGTGACTGAAATTATGGTTGCCGTGGGTGATAGTATTTCTGAAGAGCAATCATTAATCACGGTTGAAGGCGATAAAGCCTCAATGGAAGTGCCTGCCCCATTTGCTGGTGTAGTGAAAGAAATTTTAGTGAAATCAGGTGATAAAGTTTCAACGGGTTCATTGATTATGCGTTTTGAAGTTGCAGGTTCAGCACTAGCTGCTGCGCCAGTGACACAACCAGCTACACAAGCCCCCGTACAAACTCAAGCAGCTAGCCCAGCACCAGCAGCGCAATCTGCGCAATCGGCTAACCAAGCAGAAGTTACAGCGAGTGCAAGTTTTGCTCACGCAACACCAGTTGTTCGCCGTTTAGCGCGCGAATTTGGCGTAAACTTAGATAAAGTGAAAGGAACAGGCCGTAAAGGTCGTATCCTAAAAGAAGACGTTCAAGCTTATGTGAAAGCGGCAGTGAAAGCCGTAGAAAGCGGTTCTGTCTCTGCAACATCAACAGGTGCAGCAAATGGTGCGGGTTTAGGCTTACTCCCTTGGCCGAAAGTGGACTTCAGCAAATTTGGTGAAGTAGAACAAGTGGAATTAGGTCGTATCCAAAAAATCTCTGGTGCAAACTTACACCGTAACTGGGTAATGATTCCGCACGTTACACAATGGGATAAAGCGGATATCACGGATTTAGAGCAATTCCGTAAAGAGCAAAATGTGCTTGCGGAAAAACAAAAACTTGATGTAAAAATTACCCCACTTGTATTTATTATGAAAGCAGTAGCGAAAGCCTTAGAAGCTTATCCACGCTTCAATAGCTCGTTATCCGAAGATGCACAAAGCTTGATCTTGAAAAAATACGTTAATATTGGCGTCGCAGTCGATACACCAAATGGTTTGGTTGTACCAGTATTTAAAGATGTGAACAAAAAAGGCATTATCGAACTTTCACGTGAATTAGCGGAAATCTCGAAAAAAGCACGTGCAGGTAAATTAACTGCTTCGGATATGCAAGGTGGTTGTTTCACCATTTCAAGCTTAGGTGGTATTGGTGGTACACAATTTACGCCAATCGTAAATGCCCCAGAAGTGGCGATTTTAGGTGTGTCTAAATCTGAAATGACACCAGTGTGGAACGGTAAAGAATTCACACCACGCTTAATGTTACCATTATCGCTTTCTTACGATCACCGTGTGATTGATGGTGCAGATGGCGCAAGATTTATCACCTTCATTAATGGTGTATTAAGCGATCTTCGCCGTTTAGTAATGTAA
- the lpdA gene encoding dihydrolipoyl dehydrogenase produces the protein MNKEIKTQVVVLGAGPAGYSAAFRCADLGLDTVIVERYSTLGGVCLNVGCIPSKALLHVAKVIEEAKSLAEHGIVFGEPQTDIDKIRGWKEKVINQLTGGLAGMAKMRKVQVVNGYGKFSGPNTIIVAGEEGETTIHFDNAIIAAGSRPIQLPFIPHEDPRIWDSTDALKLKEVPQNLLIMGGGIIGLEMGTVYHALGSNIDVVEMFDQVIPAADKDIVQIYTKRIEKKFNLLLETKVTAVEAKEDGIYVSMEGKAANETRRYDAVLVAIGRTPNGKLIDANVAGVEVDDRGFIHTDKQMRTNVPHIFAIGDIVGQPMLAHKGVHEGHVAAEVIAGQKHYFDPKVIPSIAYTEPEVAWVGKTEKECKAEGINYEVAKFPWAASGRAIASDCADGLTKLIFDKDTHRIIGGAIVGTNGGELLGEIGLAIEMGCDAEDLALTIHAHPTLHESVGLAAEVFEGSITDLPNPKAKKKK, from the coding sequence ATGAATAAAGAGATTAAAACACAAGTTGTTGTACTTGGTGCAGGCCCAGCTGGTTATTCAGCAGCATTCCGCTGTGCGGATTTAGGCTTAGATACCGTTATTGTTGAACGTTATTCAACCCTTGGTGGAGTGTGTTTAAACGTTGGTTGTATCCCATCTAAAGCCTTATTACACGTTGCAAAAGTGATTGAAGAAGCAAAATCTTTAGCGGAACACGGTATCGTATTTGGTGAACCACAAACCGATATTGACAAAATCCGTGGTTGGAAAGAAAAAGTTATCAATCAACTTACAGGTGGCTTAGCTGGAATGGCTAAAATGCGCAAAGTACAAGTCGTAAATGGTTATGGTAAATTCTCAGGTCCTAATACGATCATTGTTGCGGGTGAAGAAGGTGAAACGACCATTCATTTTGATAATGCGATTATCGCAGCGGGTTCACGTCCAATCCAATTACCATTTATCCCACACGAAGATCCACGTATTTGGGATTCGACAGATGCACTAAAATTAAAAGAAGTACCACAAAATCTATTGATTATGGGCGGTGGTATTATCGGTCTTGAAATGGGAACAGTATATCACGCACTAGGTTCTAATATTGACGTAGTAGAAATGTTTGATCAAGTGATCCCGGCTGCCGATAAAGATATTGTTCAAATCTACACAAAACGTATTGAAAAGAAATTCAACTTATTACTTGAAACCAAAGTGACTGCGGTTGAAGCAAAAGAAGATGGTATTTATGTTTCAATGGAAGGCAAAGCAGCGAATGAAACTCGCCGTTATGACGCCGTGTTAGTTGCAATCGGTCGTACACCAAATGGTAAGTTGATCGATGCCAATGTTGCTGGTGTAGAAGTGGATGATCGTGGCTTTATCCATACGGATAAACAAATGCGTACCAATGTGCCACATATCTTTGCGATTGGCGATATTGTTGGGCAACCAATGCTTGCTCACAAAGGGGTACATGAAGGTCATGTCGCTGCAGAAGTGATTGCAGGACAAAAACACTATTTTGATCCGAAAGTCATTCCTTCTATTGCCTATACTGAGCCAGAAGTAGCTTGGGTAGGTAAAACAGAAAAAGAATGTAAAGCTGAAGGTATTAACTACGAAGTTGCAAAATTCCCTTGGGCAGCATCAGGTCGTGCGATCGCTTCTGATTGCGCAGATGGTTTAACTAAATTGATCTTTGATAAAGATACTCACCGTATTATCGGTGGCGCTATTGTCGGTACAAACGGTGGTGAGTTGCTAGGTGAAATTGGTTTAGCTATTGAAATGGGCTGTGATGCAGAAGATCTTGCATTAACTATCCACGCACACCCAACTTTACATGAATCTGTGGGCTTAGCCGCCGAAGTATTTGAAGGTTCAATTACAGATTTACCAAATCCAAAAGCGAAAAAGAAAAAATAA